In one window of Paraflavitalea soli DNA:
- a CDS encoding CHAT domain-containing protein, whose translation MAHCLYKVVIQFTIYCSCFFVTSFASPDSTGVPATLQHHLQELQQKDSLEQWLYARIDYVDAAPFERIDFLMATQQAAWRTYRTYDERVAWFNLLILQGYYQLQTGNIISSINAYEAALAFYEAYPLPDADNIAYVLKPLGNNYTRLGDYHTALFVLSKTLALAQQRKDNREIAATYSNMAICARWKGDLPLAMEYSKAGITAVDRRTPLYGLLLSTSADILTEQGRYDTASRVIAQSLTHLQRYKHDTDALYWYASALQMASRIAIGQGRYGPAKQCAQEALQLFDRYFPTARQREKARVNELLGNVCLKTGQPQQALQYYQQSLLWLLPSWQPASLQAVPPEALLYGESIFTDALTGKATCLRLLGKPEAALDHYIAVFMAGHKLQATFFYTESRLRELQLAKGRADAAMQLAYTLWQDTHQKKYEEQLLLIAELSKAQVLAHERAARFSRAGDFQPADSITRKARQLQDAIVYYQRELINSPANKNIPDLLQVAEYDLSLLNKKTRQQEEEAPEAKMLNLVQLHHFFERIPLQATVLEFFAGRDSSYIIEMDAKGISAIKLITGSGRLQDSLQHFMQQWFMHGPAAMMNAPKQFYQQCYGIYAALFKGYQWNTARRYLLIPDGQFSYLPFDALVTNEKYSLNYGEWPFLFKQVALSQAYSLHTWYQQQTGRYPVHSFTGFFVSKGKGLRQPVLSVMQEYQSLQGMIKGDYFLDSMATWQNFTTHTRGMGVVHVSTHAVSSAQDSFPFLQLYDQPFYLFDLRYRSFAPSLVVLGACKTADGAWLAGEGVNSLSRGFTAAGAGGVIAGIWNVNDESAIGIMQQFYQQLQQDKDPALALHDAKLKWMQEHGGNATLQLPYYWAGIVYSGHLLPVVLEQERSRWWYYTAGTLVAIALVILLMKAIRRRKQPRSPGA comes from the coding sequence ATGGCGCACTGCCTGTACAAGGTAGTTATACAGTTTACTATTTATTGCAGTTGCTTCTTTGTAACCTCCTTTGCATCGCCCGATAGTACCGGCGTACCTGCAACGCTTCAACACCATTTGCAGGAACTACAACAGAAAGACAGCCTCGAACAATGGCTCTATGCCCGCATTGATTATGTAGATGCGGCTCCATTTGAGCGCATAGATTTCCTGATGGCCACTCAACAGGCGGCCTGGAGAACCTACAGGACCTACGATGAAAGAGTAGCCTGGTTCAACCTGCTGATATTGCAGGGCTATTACCAGTTGCAAACCGGCAACATCATTTCCTCCATCAACGCTTACGAAGCTGCCCTGGCTTTCTATGAAGCCTATCCCTTGCCCGATGCTGATAATATCGCTTATGTATTGAAGCCCCTGGGAAATAATTATACCCGGCTGGGTGATTACCATACGGCTTTATTTGTGCTCAGTAAAACCCTGGCGCTGGCGCAGCAGCGGAAAGACAACCGCGAAATTGCTGCCACCTATAGCAATATGGCCATCTGCGCCCGCTGGAAGGGCGATCTGCCATTGGCCATGGAATACAGCAAAGCAGGCATCACAGCCGTGGATCGCCGTACGCCTTTGTATGGATTGCTGTTGAGTACCTCGGCCGATATATTAACTGAACAGGGAAGGTATGATACGGCCAGCCGTGTAATAGCGCAGTCCTTAACGCATTTGCAGCGCTATAAGCATGATACGGATGCCTTGTACTGGTACGCCAGCGCCCTGCAAATGGCGTCCCGTATTGCCATCGGGCAAGGCAGGTATGGTCCCGCTAAGCAATGCGCGCAGGAGGCACTTCAATTGTTTGACCGTTATTTCCCTACTGCCCGTCAGCGGGAAAAAGCCCGGGTCAATGAACTGCTGGGCAATGTATGTTTGAAAACAGGTCAGCCGCAACAGGCGCTTCAATATTATCAACAATCCCTGCTCTGGCTATTGCCTTCCTGGCAGCCAGCCTCCCTGCAGGCCGTGCCACCGGAAGCATTGCTGTATGGAGAGTCGATCTTCACCGATGCATTAACCGGCAAGGCTACCTGCCTTCGCCTGCTGGGTAAACCGGAAGCAGCACTGGATCATTATATCGCCGTCTTTATGGCTGGTCATAAGTTGCAGGCCACCTTCTTTTACACCGAATCCAGGCTGCGGGAATTGCAACTGGCCAAAGGACGTGCCGATGCTGCCATGCAACTGGCCTATACCCTGTGGCAGGATACACATCAAAAGAAGTATGAAGAACAACTGCTGCTGATTGCCGAACTCTCCAAAGCACAGGTATTGGCCCACGAAAGGGCTGCCCGCTTTTCCAGGGCAGGCGATTTCCAACCGGCAGACAGCATTACCCGCAAAGCGCGGCAACTACAGGATGCCATTGTGTACTATCAGCGTGAGCTGATCAACTCACCCGCCAATAAAAATATACCCGACCTGCTGCAGGTGGCCGAATACGATCTTTCCCTGTTGAATAAGAAGACCCGCCAACAGGAAGAGGAAGCGCCCGAAGCAAAGATGCTCAACCTGGTACAACTGCACCATTTCTTTGAGCGGATACCCCTACAGGCAACGGTACTGGAATTCTTTGCCGGCCGCGACAGCAGCTACATCATTGAGATGGATGCCAAGGGTATCAGCGCCATCAAACTAATTACCGGCAGCGGCCGGCTACAGGATAGCCTGCAGCATTTCATGCAACAATGGTTTATGCACGGGCCTGCTGCTATGATGAATGCACCCAAACAGTTTTATCAGCAATGCTATGGCATCTATGCGGCGCTTTTTAAGGGCTATCAATGGAATACTGCCCGCCGCTACCTGCTGATCCCCGATGGCCAGTTTAGTTACCTGCCGTTTGATGCACTCGTGACCAATGAAAAATATAGTCTTAATTATGGCGAATGGCCCTTCCTGTTTAAGCAGGTCGCTCTCTCACAGGCTTATTCTTTACATACCTGGTATCAGCAGCAAACTGGCAGGTACCCCGTGCATAGTTTCACGGGCTTCTTTGTATCAAAGGGTAAGGGGCTGCGTCAACCGGTACTATCGGTGATGCAGGAATACCAATCTTTACAGGGAATGATCAAAGGCGACTATTTTCTGGACTCTATGGCCACCTGGCAAAACTTTACCACCCATACCAGGGGAATGGGCGTAGTTCATGTAAGTACCCATGCAGTATCCTCTGCCCAGGATTCTTTTCCTTTCCTGCAATTGTATGACCAGCCTTTTTATTTGTTTGACCTGCGTTATCGTTCCTTTGCGCCCTCGCTGGTAGTGCTGGGCGCCTGTAAAACTGCCGATGGCGCCTGGCTGGCAGGAGAGGGCGTCAATAGCCTGAGCCGGGGTTTTACGGCGGCTGGTGCCGGCGGCGTGATAGCAGGCATCTGGAATGTGAATGACGAATCGGCCATTGGAATCATGCAACAGTTTTACCAGCAGTTGCAACAGGATAAAGACCCTGCTCTTGCCTTACACGATGCCAAATTGAAATGGATGCAGGAGCATGGCGGCAATGCCACCCTTCAATTGCCCTATTACTGGGCCGGGATCGTGTACAGCGGCCACCTGCTACCGGTAGTGCTGGAGCAGGAGCGCAGCAGGTGGTGGTATTATACAGCAGGTACATTGGTGGCAATCGCCCTGGTTATCCTTTTAATGAAAGCGATCCGGCGCAGGAAGCAACCCCGCTCTCCGGGTGCTTAA
- a CDS encoding S41 family peptidase, translated as MKTIYLFLLYLTGFTSSYGQTPPADSLYSPAHLKEDLAYLQQQLYQVHANPFTELSQKQYDQLFGSIAGKLTTPLSATDFLRLVKPVIAHLGDEHAFIGPPEPSQAAQTGCSERISYQPYGKTGYINACSFDVKNTGEFTFDAISSKIDSIFKQIHTAGIQQLVIDVSNNEGGNSAVGAYLISCFYKKPYKNYQCNWKRSAEYQQLYESWGIKNELYANTPIGNIIHFDAGISTPQEVPYPFKGKVTIVVGAHTFSSAILFATLIKDNKIAPIIGQVPTNGHPNHFGEMYNTKLPNTRIALRFGVKEWIRPAGKGRETDKQLVPDVLLSAAEMTDVLKIVEKAK; from the coding sequence ATGAAGACAATTTATCTTTTTTTATTATACCTGACAGGGTTTACTAGTAGCTATGGACAAACGCCCCCTGCCGACAGTTTGTATTCACCCGCCCATTTAAAGGAGGACCTCGCCTACCTGCAGCAACAGCTCTACCAGGTACATGCCAACCCTTTTACTGAGCTTTCCCAAAAGCAGTATGACCAATTGTTCGGCAGCATTGCCGGGAAGTTAACTACACCCCTTAGTGCCACCGATTTCCTCAGATTGGTAAAACCGGTGATCGCTCACCTGGGGGATGAGCATGCTTTTATTGGTCCGCCGGAACCCTCGCAAGCAGCCCAAACCGGCTGCTCCGAAAGGATCAGCTACCAGCCATATGGTAAAACCGGCTATATCAATGCCTGTTCTTTTGATGTAAAAAACACAGGAGAGTTTACGTTCGATGCTATTTCCAGTAAGATCGACAGCATCTTTAAGCAGATACATACTGCCGGCATTCAGCAGCTGGTGATCGATGTGAGTAATAATGAAGGTGGCAATTCCGCCGTAGGCGCCTACCTCATCTCCTGCTTTTATAAAAAACCTTATAAGAATTACCAGTGCAACTGGAAACGGAGTGCGGAATACCAACAGTTGTACGAATCCTGGGGCATTAAGAATGAATTGTACGCTAATACACCCATTGGCAATATTATCCACTTCGATGCCGGCATCAGCACACCACAGGAAGTGCCGTATCCCTTCAAAGGGAAAGTAACCATCGTGGTAGGCGCGCACACTTTTTCCAGCGCCATCCTCTTTGCCACCCTGATCAAGGACAATAAAATAGCGCCCATCATTGGACAGGTTCCCACCAACGGGCACCCCAACCACTTTGGCGAAATGTATAATACGAAATTGCCCAACACCAGGATCGCATTACGCTTTGGCGTTAAAGAATGGATCAGGCCTGCGGGCAAAGGCAGGGAAACAGACAAGCAGTTGGTTCCTGATGTACTATTATCTGCCGCAGAGATGACTGATGTATTAAAGATCGTTGAGAAGGCAAAATAA
- a CDS encoding sensor histidine kinase, whose translation MLSVFRFHLYPAVRLILFLTIVNCPRQLSAQPRLSPFHDQQHFTDENGLPQNSIKSIIGDQEGFIWLSTESGLVRYDGHRFLTFDQSVLPLRSTRMGSFYLGTDSAGTGKDHFFIPSNKGDYLFINHGTVALRDAGHEHQFARMPFNRAWREGKTFISQSKPTLIEFDLTGLLCIIPDDKGGFYTCNNEVITYYKGVQQQYQIAFPMADVSSLIRMDASLYWANEKGAFKEITGTTVRDIALTGDMLQHPAYQPGVRNFEIYWSNVTGSAFLFLQNNLYQLTKNAAGNLDTRLVLTDFDCKANNIISIYYDQAAEVIYLGSLNKGLFTFSARSFKTLTIGSNTYDKDNIYYAQAAWDSNRVLTIQGHLMGLNGSTVLPLMKKTATWDLFSMLIDRRGTIWTRSADDINKFDSSGKHLLAKWHLKGGAPHLYEGRDNLLWIGAGQRGLYRLNPVDHAARLRPFLNHLAFPDVYCMQEEGTEFLWVGTAKGLYRLHVLKGTVDTIKGLEAANIRSLHISRPGEVWITTYGKGFFLYQDNRLIAFPLDKGKYLAMAHCFVEDDLGYCWIPTNKGLFQASKKDLLNYAAGGQQQLFYLYHAREEGFNTNEFNGGCQPCAVKLANGYISLPSFNGVVWFTPRTMKTVLPDKKIFVDKIEVDQSAVVVRDTIDLPRRFKLLKLYCSTPYARNSYNINMQYAWVEGSETPVWLPMNSEQVIEQSSLPHGAWSLIIRKVNGFGMDNYSYRTLTVLVPPAFYETWWFYALLGVLVICCMWIYARLRLQYIRRKNKQLEALVNNRTEELSKALSSLSESELNTRREMQVREILFTAISHDIGSPLKFMSMMAEELRDSLEVTNVPDKTKQYADDIFKSGFYLYHLTRNLLQYLRISEKKAALQYRKFDLHRLVEDKAAIFQPIARERNVTIENEVPLLFQLHSDPLLLEVIIHNLLDNAVKATRDGRITIRVESTEAGQTQLVVEDTGHGMREEVAGFFNTGVAAPEEIGKPGGTLAGFGLIIVNELVRLLQARLQIKTGSGGTKIHLVFQA comes from the coding sequence ATGCTTTCTGTTTTCAGGTTCCACCTGTATCCTGCTGTCCGGCTTATCCTTTTCCTCACAATAGTCAATTGCCCGCGGCAATTGTCCGCCCAGCCACGTCTTTCTCCATTTCACGACCAACAGCATTTTACAGACGAGAACGGTCTGCCCCAAAATAGTATCAAAAGCATCATAGGCGATCAGGAGGGGTTTATCTGGCTCTCTACGGAAAGCGGCCTGGTACGTTATGACGGGCATCGTTTCCTCACCTTTGACCAATCTGTGCTGCCACTGCGTTCCACGCGGATGGGCTCTTTCTACCTGGGTACTGATTCAGCAGGAACCGGTAAAGACCATTTTTTTATTCCCAGCAACAAGGGCGACTACCTGTTCATTAACCATGGCACCGTGGCACTAAGAGACGCAGGACATGAGCACCAGTTTGCCCGGATGCCTTTTAACCGTGCCTGGCGCGAAGGGAAAACATTTATTAGCCAGAGCAAGCCTACCCTGATTGAATTTGATCTGACCGGTCTTCTGTGTATCATTCCCGACGATAAAGGCGGTTTCTATACCTGCAACAACGAGGTGATCACCTATTACAAAGGTGTTCAGCAGCAATACCAGATCGCTTTTCCCATGGCAGATGTCTCTTCACTTATCCGGATGGATGCATCGCTGTATTGGGCCAACGAAAAGGGCGCATTCAAAGAAATAACCGGTACTACTGTCAGGGATATTGCATTGACCGGTGATATGCTGCAACACCCGGCTTATCAACCCGGTGTCAGGAATTTTGAAATATACTGGAGCAATGTAACCGGTTCAGCTTTTCTTTTTCTGCAAAACAATTTATACCAGCTCACTAAAAACGCTGCCGGTAATCTTGACACCCGGCTGGTGCTTACTGACTTTGATTGCAAAGCCAACAACATCATTTCTATCTATTATGATCAGGCGGCGGAGGTCATCTACCTGGGTAGCCTGAATAAAGGACTCTTTACCTTTTCTGCCCGGTCATTCAAAACATTGACGATTGGCAGCAATACCTATGATAAAGACAATATCTATTATGCCCAGGCTGCCTGGGACAGTAACCGGGTACTTACCATCCAGGGGCACCTGATGGGACTCAATGGCTCTACGGTACTTCCGTTGATGAAGAAGACGGCTACCTGGGACCTGTTCAGTATGCTCATTGACCGCAGGGGAACGATCTGGACCCGCAGTGCGGATGATATCAATAAGTTTGATTCATCTGGTAAGCACCTGTTGGCCAAATGGCACCTGAAGGGTGGTGCGCCTCATTTGTATGAAGGCCGCGACAACCTGTTGTGGATAGGAGCGGGGCAAAGGGGATTGTACAGGCTCAACCCCGTTGATCACGCTGCAAGACTGCGGCCTTTTCTCAACCACCTTGCTTTCCCGGATGTTTATTGCATGCAGGAAGAAGGGACTGAGTTTTTGTGGGTAGGCACTGCAAAAGGCCTCTACAGGCTGCACGTACTCAAAGGGACGGTTGATACCATTAAGGGACTGGAAGCAGCTAATATCCGTAGCCTGCACATTTCCAGGCCTGGTGAAGTGTGGATCACCACCTATGGAAAAGGCTTCTTCCTGTACCAGGATAATCGCCTCATCGCATTTCCGTTGGATAAAGGAAAGTACCTGGCCATGGCGCATTGCTTTGTGGAAGATGACCTGGGCTACTGCTGGATACCTACCAACAAGGGTTTATTCCAGGCTTCCAAAAAAGACCTGCTCAATTATGCGGCAGGCGGTCAGCAGCAGCTCTTCTACTTATACCATGCCCGTGAAGAAGGATTCAATACCAACGAGTTTAATGGCGGGTGCCAACCCTGTGCCGTGAAACTGGCCAATGGGTATATCTCCCTGCCTTCCTTTAATGGCGTGGTATGGTTTACTCCCCGCACCATGAAAACGGTATTGCCCGATAAAAAGATATTCGTCGATAAAATAGAGGTAGACCAGTCGGCTGTGGTTGTCAGAGACACTATAGACCTGCCGCGCAGGTTTAAACTGCTGAAGCTCTATTGCTCTACTCCTTATGCCCGGAACAGTTACAACATCAATATGCAATACGCCTGGGTAGAGGGAAGTGAAACCCCGGTATGGCTGCCCATGAATAGTGAACAGGTAATAGAACAGTCTTCCCTGCCGCATGGCGCCTGGTCGCTGATCATTCGAAAGGTCAATGGGTTTGGCATGGATAATTACAGTTATCGTACACTTACCGTGCTGGTGCCACCTGCTTTTTATGAGACCTGGTGGTTTTACGCATTGCTGGGTGTACTGGTCATTTGTTGCATGTGGATATATGCCCGCCTGCGCCTGCAATACATCCGCCGCAAGAATAAACAACTGGAAGCACTGGTCAATAACCGTACAGAAGAACTGAGCAAAGCGCTTTCTTCCTTGTCCGAATCGGAACTGAATACCCGGCGTGAGATGCAGGTACGGGAGATCCTTTTCACCGCTATCTCCCACGATATCGGGAGCCCGTTGAAATTCATGTCTATGATGGCAGAGGAGCTAAGAGATAGTTTGGAAGTGACGAATGTGCCTGATAAAACGAAGCAGTACGCCGATGATATCTTTAAATCCGGGTTTTATCTCTACCATCTTACCCGCAACCTGTTGCAGTACCTGCGCATATCAGAAAAGAAAGCCGCCTTGCAATACCGAAAATTCGACCTGCACCGCCTGGTAGAAGACAAGGCGGCTATTTTCCAGCCTATAGCCCGCGAGAGAAATGTGACCATTGAAAATGAGGTACCACTATTGTTCCAATTGCACAGTGACCCGCTTTTGCTGGAAGTGATCATTCATAACCTGCTCGACAATGCGGTAAAAGCTACCCGTGATGGACGTATCACTATCCGCGTGGAGTCAACAGAAGCCGGGCAAACACAATTGGTGGTGGAAGATACGGGGCATGGCATGCGCGAAGAAGTGGCGGGCTTTTTCAATACCGGCGTAGCTGCTCCTGAGGAGATTGGCAAGCCCGGTGGCACGCTGGCAGGCTTTGGGTTGATCATTGTAAACGAACTGGTGCGGCTGCTGCAGGCAAGATTACAGATCAAAACAGGTTCCGGCGGAACAAAGATCCACCTCGTTTTTCAGGCATAG
- a CDS encoding response regulator, with translation MKILLIEDHLIVRYGVGRILTSMAANVTIDECDDFYEALKWAERSQYDLVILDINIPNGSNLQMIRLLRMKQADIRILIFSGFDERMYALHYLREGADGYLMKNSPNHEIVDAVRCVLNNQKYVSAGIRQQLLSNLQHHDAVKDNPVQTLSDREADVMQLLIQGQSIGDIAREMNLHVSTVSTYKTRIFKKFEVTNVIDLAAKRKLFG, from the coding sequence ATGAAAATACTCCTGATCGAAGACCACCTTATCGTACGCTATGGTGTTGGCCGCATCCTTACTTCCATGGCGGCCAATGTAACCATCGATGAATGCGACGACTTTTATGAAGCATTGAAATGGGCCGAAAGATCGCAGTATGACCTCGTTATCCTCGACATCAATATTCCCAACGGCAGTAATTTGCAAATGATCCGTTTGCTGCGCATGAAGCAGGCCGATATCAGGATCCTGATCTTCTCCGGATTCGACGAAAGGATGTATGCCTTGCACTACCTGCGCGAAGGGGCCGATGGCTACCTGATGAAGAACTCTCCCAATCACGAAATTGTAGATGCAGTACGTTGTGTGCTCAACAACCAGAAATATGTAAGCGCTGGCATCCGGCAGCAGTTATTGAGCAACCTGCAGCACCATGATGCGGTGAAGGATAACCCGGTGCAAACCCTGTCGGACCGGGAAGCGGATGTGATGCAGCTCCTCATACAGGGCCAGAGTATTGGTGATATTGCCCGGGAGATGAACCTGCACGTATCTACGGTAAGTACCTACAAAACGAGGATCTTTAAAAAGTTTGAGGTGACCAATGTGATTGACCTGGCCGCCAAGAGAAAATTATTTGGATAG